A window from Pseudomonas campi encodes these proteins:
- a CDS encoding GGDEF domain-containing protein → MTPGTALPVDSHQQLRIRRLLMSVAMYVLSAVPQGVSLYNGISPAWVMYTWAAYAVVFNLGFYLAIRSNFSLRFRDPSMTMAQMVAAIILVLFTQLYAGEARGAYLVVLVIIMVFGCFKLHTRQLLILSLLTILAYALTMPLVREIEGERFNLAVEVILWCSFSAFLPFISILGGSISDLRKKLMASNAQLQEVLQQVTELATHDELTGVYNRRYLLEMLGHEKNRTDRGGGGFCVCLFDLDHFKRVNDNYGHAAGDTVLKTFAATIEPLLRSTDFLARYGGEEFLLFLPQTSLEMAQHCIKRIQEALAGTRFEGLPPDFRVTASIGVAQYYLQEGIPGLIERSDKALYRAKQNGRNRMELAPFTRPILI, encoded by the coding sequence GTGACCCCAGGCACTGCCTTGCCCGTGGATTCGCACCAGCAATTGCGCATCCGTCGCTTGCTGATGAGCGTCGCCATGTATGTCCTGAGTGCCGTGCCACAAGGCGTTTCTCTCTATAACGGCATTTCTCCGGCCTGGGTCATGTACACCTGGGCCGCTTACGCCGTGGTGTTCAACCTGGGCTTTTACCTGGCAATCCGCAGCAATTTCAGCCTGCGCTTCAGGGATCCCAGCATGACCATGGCGCAGATGGTCGCGGCGATCATCCTGGTGCTGTTCACCCAGCTCTATGCCGGCGAAGCGCGCGGTGCCTATCTGGTAGTGCTGGTGATCATCATGGTGTTCGGTTGCTTCAAGCTGCATACCCGTCAACTGCTAATCCTCAGCCTGCTGACTATCCTCGCCTATGCCCTGACTATGCCCTTGGTTCGCGAGATTGAAGGAGAGCGCTTCAATCTAGCGGTGGAAGTCATCCTCTGGTGCAGCTTCTCCGCCTTCCTGCCGTTCATCTCCATTCTCGGTGGCAGTATCAGTGACCTGCGCAAGAAGCTGATGGCCAGCAATGCCCAGCTGCAGGAAGTGCTGCAGCAGGTTACCGAGCTGGCTACCCATGACGAGCTGACCGGCGTGTACAACCGCCGTTACCTGCTGGAAATGCTCGGTCACGAGAAAAACCGCACCGACCGTGGCGGCGGTGGCTTCTGCGTGTGCCTGTTCGACCTCGACCACTTCAAGCGGGTCAACGACAACTATGGCCATGCGGCTGGCGATACGGTGCTGAAAACCTTTGCCGCGACCATCGAGCCCTTGCTGCGCAGTACCGACTTCCTGGCTCGCTATGGCGGCGAGGAGTTCCTGCTGTTCCTGCCGCAGACCTCGCTGGAGATGGCCCAGCACTGCATCAAGCGTATCCAGGAGGCGTTGGCTGGCACCCGCTTCGAGGGCCTGCCGCCAGACTTCCGGGTTACCGCGTCGATCGGTGTGGCGCAGTACTACCTGCAGGAAGGTATTCCCGGTCTGATCGAGCGCTCTGACAAGGCGCTGTACCGGGCCAAGCAGAATGGCCGCAATCGCATGGAACTGGCGCCTTTCACCCGGCCGATTCTGATCTAG
- a CDS encoding FUSC family protein produces the protein MKKPQQRKLAWHSGPPEWGPGIIAGLGCALPLLLGLLSGHPGFLWASIGAFLAAQANPLHRFGMFRLLLLTLLGALSAGLGFWSATEPVLSFVLFALYGFILAWLQRFGSEAGKLGISLAVCLCLGQGQFGILNLKNADAVAALFILGGLWVALLAFGLRGLHGLRMWPYMPRFVSLFRVLRRYAKRLPEQRWRLHALRCTLACGAAGLIVNLADLPRGYWLTLALIGTLQLEFKGSLVRALQSSLASLAAAALLIYLGYSLQSPPLMVATLLPLIVLSRTLQAHSYSLFVLQVTLSFVLLAESLSTDWQLAQMRLFNSLIGVALALLVALLVYGLEQHLLRRQVAAPS, from the coding sequence ATGAAGAAACCGCAACAGCGCAAGCTGGCCTGGCATTCCGGGCCACCGGAATGGGGGCCAGGCATCATTGCCGGGCTGGGCTGCGCTTTGCCGCTGTTGCTGGGCCTGCTCAGCGGTCACCCGGGGTTTCTTTGGGCCTCGATCGGCGCCTTCCTGGCCGCCCAAGCCAACCCGCTGCACCGCTTCGGCATGTTCCGCCTGTTGCTGCTCACCCTGCTCGGCGCCCTCAGTGCCGGGCTGGGCTTCTGGTCGGCGACCGAGCCGGTACTGAGCTTTGTCCTGTTCGCCCTGTACGGTTTCATCCTCGCCTGGTTGCAACGCTTCGGCAGCGAAGCCGGCAAGCTGGGCATCTCGTTGGCCGTGTGCCTGTGCCTGGGCCAAGGCCAGTTCGGCATCCTCAACCTGAAGAATGCCGATGCAGTCGCCGCCCTGTTCATCCTCGGCGGTCTCTGGGTCGCCCTGCTCGCCTTCGGCCTGCGCGGCCTGCATGGCCTGCGCATGTGGCCGTACATGCCGCGTTTCGTCAGCCTGTTCCGCGTGCTCAGGCGCTATGCCAAGCGCCTACCCGAACAGCGCTGGCGCCTGCACGCCCTGCGCTGCACCCTGGCCTGTGGCGCGGCCGGGCTGATCGTCAACCTGGCCGACCTGCCCCGTGGCTACTGGCTGACCCTGGCACTGATCGGCACCCTGCAACTGGAGTTCAAGGGCAGCCTGGTGCGTGCCCTGCAGTCCAGCCTGGCCAGCCTGGCCGCCGCCGCGCTGCTGATTTACCTCGGCTATAGCCTGCAAAGCCCGCCACTGATGGTCGCCACCCTGCTGCCGCTGATCGTGCTCAGCCGCACCCTGCAAGCTCACAGCTACAGCCTGTTCGTGCTGCAGGTGACGCTGAGCTTCGTGCTGCTGGCGGAAAGCCTGTCTACCGACTGGCAACTGGCGCAGATGCGCCTGTTCAACAGCCTGATCGGCGTGGCCCTGGCACTACTGGTGGCACTCTTGGTCTATGGACTGGAGCAGCACCTGCTGCGCCGCCAGGTAGCGGCACCCAGCTGA
- a CDS encoding deoxyguanosinetriphosphate triphosphohydrolase: MDWQTLLTRERLGKPVHSPDELGRSPFHKDHDRIIFSGAFRRLGRKTQVHPVSSNDHIHTRLTHSLEVSCVGRSLGMRVGEMIRDELPDWCDPVDLGVVVQSACLAHDIGNPPFGHSGEDAIRHWFQQAAGRGWLDAMSEAERCDFLNFEGNAQGFRVLTQLEYHQFDGGTRLTYATLGTYLKYPWTARHAEALGYKKHKFGCYQSELPLLEQIASKLGLPLIEDQRWARHPLVYLMEAADDICYGLIDLEDGLEMELLDYPEVEALLLDLVGDDLPETYRLLGPRDSRRRKLAILRGKAIEHLTNAAAHAFVAQQPALLRGDLPGDLVEHMHGPAKRCVQQAKALAREKIFQDKRKTLHEIGAYTTLEILLNAFCGAALEQHGGGSLSFKNQRILDLLGHNAPDPSWPLHRAFLRMIDFIAGMTDSYATEMAREMTGRSSPV; encoded by the coding sequence TTGGACTGGCAAACACTGCTCACCCGCGAACGGCTCGGCAAACCGGTACACAGCCCGGACGAGCTGGGCCGCAGCCCGTTTCACAAAGACCACGACCGCATCATCTTCTCCGGCGCCTTTCGCCGCCTGGGACGCAAGACCCAGGTGCATCCGGTCTCCAGCAATGACCATATCCACACCCGCCTGACCCACTCACTGGAAGTCAGCTGCGTCGGCCGTTCGCTGGGCATGCGCGTCGGCGAGATGATCCGCGACGAGCTGCCGGACTGGTGCGACCCGGTCGATCTTGGCGTGGTCGTGCAGTCTGCCTGCCTGGCCCATGACATCGGCAACCCGCCGTTCGGCCATTCCGGCGAAGACGCCATCCGCCACTGGTTCCAGCAGGCCGCCGGGCGCGGTTGGCTGGATGCCATGAGCGAGGCCGAACGCTGTGACTTCCTCAATTTCGAGGGCAACGCCCAGGGCTTTCGCGTGCTCACCCAACTGGAATACCACCAGTTCGACGGCGGCACCCGGCTGACCTACGCGACCCTCGGCACCTACCTTAAGTACCCCTGGACCGCACGCCACGCCGAGGCCCTGGGCTACAAGAAGCACAAGTTCGGCTGCTACCAGAGCGAGCTGCCGCTGCTCGAACAGATCGCCAGCAAGCTCGGCCTGCCCCTGATCGAGGACCAGCGCTGGGCGCGCCACCCGCTGGTGTACCTGATGGAGGCCGCCGACGACATCTGCTACGGCCTGATCGACCTGGAAGACGGCCTGGAAATGGAGCTGCTCGACTACCCGGAAGTCGAAGCCCTGCTGCTCGATCTGGTCGGCGACGACCTGCCGGAAACCTACCGCCTGCTCGGCCCGCGCGACTCGCGCCGACGCAAGCTGGCGATCCTGCGCGGCAAGGCCATCGAACACCTGACCAATGCCGCCGCCCACGCCTTCGTCGCCCAGCAACCGGCACTGCTGCGCGGTGACCTGCCCGGCGACCTGGTCGAGCACATGCACGGGCCGGCCAAGCGCTGCGTGCAACAGGCCAAGGCCCTGGCGCGGGAAAAAATCTTCCAGGACAAGCGCAAGACCCTGCACGAGATCGGGGCCTACACCACCCTGGAAATCCTGCTCAACGCGTTCTGCGGCGCGGCCCTCGAACAGCATGGCGGCGGCAGCCTGTCGTTCAAGAACCAGCGCATCCTCGACCTGCTCGGGCACAACGCGCCAGACCCGAGCTGGCCACTGCATCGGGCCTTCCTGCGCATGATCGACTTCATCGCCGGCATGACCGACAGCTACGCTACGGAAATGGCCCGGGAAATGACCGGGCGTTCCAGCCCGGTATGA